The proteins below come from a single Xyrauchen texanus isolate HMW12.3.18 chromosome 1, RBS_HiC_50CHRs, whole genome shotgun sequence genomic window:
- the LOC127649553 gene encoding uncharacterized protein LOC127649553 → PSKTVRNLGVTIDDGLNFTDHISKTARSYRFTLYNIRKIRPFLSVHATQLLVQSLVITRLDYCNALIAGLPACAIRPLQMIQNAAARLVFNEPKRAHVTPLFVSLHWLPVHARIQFKALMLAYKTVTGSAPAYLKTFMQSYVPTRSLRSAKERCLVVPKQRGTKTLSRTFSFIIPRWWNDLPNSIREANSLSIFKKRLKTHLFQK, encoded by the coding sequence ccttccaaaacggtcagaaatctaggggtaaccattgatgatgggctaaatttcacagaccacatttcaaaaactgcaagatcatatagatttacactctacaatatcaggaagataagacccttcctctctgtacatgccacacaactgctcgttcagtcccttgtcataactagactggactactgtaacgctctcattgcaggccttcctgcatgtgctattagacccctgcaaatgatccagaatgcagcagcacgtctggtctttaatgagcctaagagagcacatgttacaccactctttgtctctctccactggctgccggttcatgcacgtattcaattcaaggccctgatgctggcatataaaacagtcactgggtctgctccagcatacctaaaaacatttatgcagagctacgttcccaccagaagcctgcggtcggctaaggaacgttgccttgtcgtaccaaaacaaagaggcaccaaaacactttcccggactttcagtttcatcataccacggtggtggaatgaccttcccaactcaatccgggaagctaactcactctctatcttcaaaaagcggctaaaaacacatcttttccaaaag